The following are encoded in a window of Citrobacter freundii genomic DNA:
- the narI gene encoding respiratory nitrate reductase subunit gamma has product MHFLNTFFFDIYPYIAGSVFLIGSWLRYDYGQYTWRAASSQMLDRKGMNMASNLFHIGILGIFAGHFLGMLTPHWMYEAWLPLEVKQKMAMFAGGASGVMCLVGGVLLLKRRLFSPRVRATTTGADILVLSVLVIQCALGLLTIPFSAQHMDGSEMMKLVNWAQSVVTFHGGASQYLDGVAFIFRMHLVLGMTLFLLFPFSRLVHIWSVPVEYLTRKYQIVRARH; this is encoded by the coding sequence ATGCACTTCCTGAATACGTTCTTCTTTGACATCTATCCGTACATTGCGGGTTCTGTCTTCCTGATTGGTAGCTGGCTGCGTTATGACTACGGGCAGTACACCTGGCGTGCGGCATCCAGTCAGATGCTGGATCGCAAAGGGATGAACATGGCGTCAAACCTGTTCCATATCGGGATCCTGGGTATTTTCGCCGGCCACTTCCTGGGGATGTTAACGCCGCACTGGATGTACGAAGCGTGGCTGCCGCTGGAAGTGAAACAGAAAATGGCCATGTTTGCGGGCGGTGCGTCCGGCGTGATGTGTCTGGTCGGTGGCGTATTGCTGCTCAAACGCCGTTTGTTCAGCCCACGCGTGCGTGCCACTACCACCGGCGCGGATATTCTGGTGCTGTCCGTTCTGGTTATCCAGTGTGCGCTGGGTCTGCTGACGATTCCGTTCTCCGCCCAGCATATGGACGGGAGTGAGATGATGAAGCTGGTCAACTGGGCACAGTCCGTGGTGACCTTCCACGGCGGCGCGTCCCAGTACCTGGACGGTGTGGCGTTTATCTTCCGTATGCACCTGGTGCTCGGTATGACGCTGTTCCTGCTGTTCCCGTTCTCGCGTCTGGTACACATCTGGAGCGTGCCGGTCGAGTATTTGACCCGCAAGTATCAGATTGTTCGCGCACGCCACTAA
- the narJ gene encoding nitrate reductase molybdenum cofactor assembly chaperone produces MIELVIVSRLLEYPDAALWQHQQELFDALASSENLDKDDAQTLGVFLHDLTAQDMLDAQSRYSELFDRGRATSLLLFEHVHGESRDRGQAMVDLMAQYEQHGLQLDSRELPDHLPLYLEYLAQLPKEEALGGLQDIAPILALLSARLQQRESRYAVLFDLLLKLANAAIDSDKVAEKIADEVRDDTPQALDAVWEEEQVKFFADQGCGESEISAHQRRFAGAVAPQYLNITTGGQQ; encoded by the coding sequence ATGATTGAACTCGTCATTGTTTCGCGTCTGCTCGAGTACCCGGATGCTGCCTTATGGCAGCATCAGCAGGAACTTTTCGATGCACTCGCGTCATCTGAAAACCTAGACAAAGATGATGCCCAGACTCTGGGCGTCTTCCTGCACGATTTAACCGCGCAGGACATGCTGGACGCACAGTCCCGCTACAGTGAACTGTTCGACCGTGGCCGTGCAACCTCGCTGCTGTTGTTTGAACATGTGCATGGTGAATCCCGCGACCGCGGTCAGGCGATGGTTGACCTGATGGCGCAGTACGAGCAGCACGGTTTACAGCTCGACAGCCGCGAATTACCGGACCATCTGCCGCTGTACCTGGAATATCTGGCGCAGTTGCCGAAGGAAGAGGCGTTGGGTGGTTTGCAGGATATCGCTCCGATTCTGGCCCTGCTCAGTGCTCGTCTGCAACAGCGTGAAAGTCGCTACGCCGTGCTGTTCGATCTGCTGTTGAAACTGGCGAATGCGGCTATCGATAGCGACAAAGTGGCGGAGAAAATTGCGGATGAAGTTCGCGATGATACTCCGCAGGCGCTGGACGCTGTCTGGGAAGAAGAGCAGGTGAAATTCTTTGCCGATCAGGGGTGCGGTGAATCTGAGATCTCCGCTCACCAGCGTCGTTTTGCCGGGGCCGTCGCGCCGCAGTATCTGAATATCACCACCGGAGGACAGCAATAA